From Pseudomonas putida, one genomic window encodes:
- a CDS encoding FAD-dependent oxidoreductase: protein MIKDFQAEKTLRKAYDVCIIGAGPAGITLALQLAQAGWSVALLEGGGHEYEPRSQNLYACSSTGLELYAEQTRLRYLGGTSNHWAGRCRPFTASDFAVAPPVGLPGWPIDYAQIERYLPAAMAIVDLPHGADFKPENTGLNGGEFDADCFLLSPPTRFAQKYASALTETPGLEVFINCNCVDLEFDQASGQLQAAVVCDYDKQRERVVANQFVLAMGAIENARQLLNSASLVKAGVVKKEGLTGRCLMEHLNIDLGTFILKDGVGTEQRQYYTTDAFVAEYQAGKGNVSATVLADVQTYGRTAEVKYFLENLACQMGLASKIEFVAKFSCPGDGVLTTMIEQFPDAQSRLSLLDEKDELGVAKVNVNWVLSATDRHTIKCIGAELAKQFAQAGLGFIKLNDYVYDTELPLKLSPHAHHMGTTRMAASPEFGVVDADCKVFGSENLYVAGSSIFATGGASNPTMPLLQFALRLADHLDTKMRAASGAMA from the coding sequence ATGATCAAGGACTTCCAGGCTGAGAAGACCCTGCGCAAGGCCTACGACGTGTGCATCATCGGTGCCGGCCCGGCCGGCATCACCCTGGCCCTGCAATTGGCGCAGGCGGGGTGGAGCGTGGCGCTGCTCGAAGGGGGAGGGCATGAGTATGAACCACGCTCGCAGAACCTCTACGCCTGCAGTTCGACCGGCCTTGAGCTTTATGCCGAACAGACGCGCCTGCGTTACCTGGGCGGCACCTCCAATCATTGGGCAGGCCGTTGCCGCCCGTTCACGGCTTCGGATTTTGCCGTAGCACCGCCGGTGGGCCTTCCGGGCTGGCCGATCGATTATGCGCAGATCGAGCGCTACCTGCCGGCGGCCATGGCGATCGTCGACTTGCCGCACGGGGCTGATTTCAAACCCGAGAACACTGGCCTGAACGGGGGCGAATTCGACGCTGATTGTTTTCTGCTGAGCCCGCCAACACGGTTCGCGCAAAAGTATGCGTCGGCGCTCACAGAAACGCCTGGGCTGGAAGTGTTCATCAACTGCAACTGTGTCGACCTCGAATTCGATCAGGCCTCAGGGCAGTTGCAGGCAGCGGTAGTGTGCGATTACGACAAACAGCGCGAGCGTGTCGTGGCCAATCAGTTCGTCTTGGCGATGGGGGCGATCGAGAACGCCAGGCAATTGCTCAACAGCGCTTCGCTTGTGAAGGCGGGGGTGGTGAAAAAAGAAGGCCTGACCGGACGTTGCCTGATGGAACACCTGAACATCGACCTGGGCACCTTCATTCTCAAAGATGGCGTGGGCACCGAGCAACGCCAGTATTACACCACCGATGCATTCGTCGCTGAGTACCAGGCCGGCAAGGGCAATGTCTCTGCTACGGTACTGGCCGATGTGCAGACCTACGGTAGAACGGCTGAGGTCAAATACTTTCTGGAAAACCTGGCGTGTCAGATGGGGCTGGCCAGCAAGATCGAGTTCGTCGCCAAGTTCAGCTGCCCCGGCGATGGCGTGCTGACCACGATGATCGAGCAGTTCCCGGATGCGCAAAGCCGGCTATCGCTGCTCGACGAAAAAGACGAGCTGGGCGTTGCCAAGGTCAATGTCAATTGGGTGCTCAGTGCCACCGACAGGCATACCATCAAGTGCATCGGCGCGGAACTGGCCAAGCAGTTCGCCCAGGCGGGACTGGGCTTCATCAAGCTCAACGATTATGTCTATGACACCGAACTGCCCTTGAAACTGTCGCCCCATGCCCATCACATGGGCACGACACGCATGGCGGCATCCCCCGAGTTCGGCGTGGTCGACGCCGACTGCAAGGTGTTCGGCAGTGAAAACCTCTATGTAGCGGGCAGCAGCATTTTTGCTACGGGCGGCGCCTCGAACCCGACGATGCCGCTGTTGCAATTCGCCCTCAGATTGGCCGACCACCTCGATACGAAAATGAGGGCGGCCAGTGGCGCGATGGCTTGA
- a CDS encoding glycosyltransferase family 2 protein: protein MDRKPVDVMVVNFNTASLLQPMFDALRQAGSERLASYLVVDNASVDDSVQRLAEVCPEAVLLSNTHNVGFGRANNQLLAHLQGKYALLLNTDAFVAADSLQKTIDYMDAHPDCGVLGVRLVGRDGDLQPSCRYFPTPLNVFVARTGLGRFFPGVKMVDEMTWDHASVRECDWLPGCFYLVRREVLDQVGLFDPRYFLYYEEVDHCKRVKDAGWKVVFYPHTTVVHIGGESSKSVAELEAASRQISSYQIESELLYFRKHHGVPGLILHMVLVSLGDLVLALKALLKGRGWGAIKACWLHTRATWSLLLRTQFASQPTR from the coding sequence ATGGATAGAAAACCCGTCGATGTGATGGTCGTCAATTTCAATACCGCATCGTTGCTGCAGCCGATGTTCGATGCGCTGCGCCAAGCCGGCAGTGAACGGTTGGCCAGCTATCTGGTAGTGGACAACGCATCCGTCGACGATTCGGTGCAGCGCCTGGCCGAGGTCTGCCCCGAAGCTGTGCTGCTGAGCAACACGCACAATGTCGGTTTTGGCCGCGCCAACAACCAGTTGCTGGCGCACCTGCAGGGCAAGTACGCGCTGTTGCTCAACACCGACGCTTTCGTCGCTGCCGACAGCCTGCAGAAAACCATCGATTACATGGACGCGCACCCGGACTGCGGCGTGCTGGGCGTGCGCCTGGTGGGGCGCGACGGTGATCTGCAGCCCAGTTGCAGGTACTTCCCCACGCCCTTGAATGTGTTTGTCGCGCGTACCGGGCTGGGGCGCTTTTTCCCCGGGGTGAAGATGGTCGACGAGATGACCTGGGACCATGCCTCGGTGCGTGAATGCGACTGGTTGCCGGGCTGTTTCTACCTGGTGCGTCGTGAAGTGCTCGATCAGGTGGGCCTGTTCGACCCGCGCTACTTCCTTTATTACGAGGAAGTCGACCATTGCAAGCGGGTCAAGGATGCCGGATGGAAGGTGGTGTTCTACCCGCATACCACCGTCGTGCACATCGGCGGGGAGAGCTCCAAGTCGGTCGCCGAGCTGGAGGCTGCGAGCCGGCAGATCTCCAGCTACCAGATCGAGAGCGAGCTGCTGTACTTTCGCAAGCACCATGGCGTGCCGGGCCTGATCCTGCACATGGTGCTGGTAAGCCTGGGTGACCTGGTGCTGGCGCTCAAGGCACTGCTCAAGGGGCGAGGCTGGGGCGCGATAAAGGCCTGTTGGCTGCACACGCGCGCCACCTGGTCGCTGTTGCTCAGGACCCAGTTTGCCAGCCAACCAACACGGTAG
- a CDS encoding oligosaccharide flippase family protein, producing the protein MPSIDVQAPASLRKRAMGAGAWNLVSLVASQVLRLGGNLIMARILLPEMFGVMVIATTVSVLLHLLSDVGLRQNIIQSHRGDDPLFLNTAWTVQIVRGFTLFTLTLLLALGAWWAQVADLWPAHSTYAAPELPLVLAVTGISAIIWGFQSTKIDVAVRAFQQKRVVLIELASQVVGLITMLVIGYFTRSIWSLVIAGLASALVGTLLGHFALQGPHNRLQWDRAALTELIVFGRWILLSSMVGVLAMYGDRIWFGGTMTVAQLGVYSIAVLILGSIQTGLLKLVGSVALPAFSEAAREGDHARLKKLYFHFRLLVDLVMLFLCGGFLTASPLLIGWMYDDRYADAGPMLAILSLSFFTLRYTLAHQLWIALGHTKYQAMDNIIRLVSLWTLIPLLLFMGGVKYAIWGAALHTFPTLALIVYVNSKLNIWSFKRELVVLPMLAVGAVCGLLITRFFEWL; encoded by the coding sequence ATGCCGTCGATTGATGTGCAAGCACCTGCCAGTCTGCGCAAGCGTGCCATGGGCGCAGGTGCATGGAACCTGGTCTCGCTGGTGGCCTCGCAGGTGCTGCGCCTGGGCGGCAACCTGATCATGGCGCGGATACTGCTGCCGGAAATGTTCGGGGTCATGGTCATTGCCACGACCGTTTCTGTGCTGTTGCACCTGCTGTCCGATGTCGGCCTGCGGCAGAACATCATTCAAAGCCACCGCGGCGACGACCCCTTGTTCCTCAACACCGCCTGGACGGTGCAGATCGTGCGCGGCTTCACGCTGTTCACGCTGACGCTGCTGTTGGCCCTCGGCGCCTGGTGGGCGCAAGTGGCCGATCTGTGGCCGGCGCATTCCACCTACGCTGCCCCAGAGCTACCGCTGGTGCTGGCGGTGACCGGCATTTCAGCGATCATCTGGGGGTTCCAGTCCACCAAGATAGACGTCGCGGTACGCGCCTTCCAGCAAAAGCGCGTGGTGCTGATAGAACTCGCCTCGCAGGTCGTCGGGTTGATCACCATGCTGGTCATCGGGTATTTCACCCGGTCCATCTGGTCTCTGGTGATCGCCGGGCTGGCCTCGGCACTGGTTGGCACGCTGCTGGGCCACTTCGCCTTGCAAGGCCCGCACAACCGGCTGCAATGGGACCGTGCAGCGCTGACCGAACTGATCGTGTTCGGCCGCTGGATTCTGCTGTCTTCGATGGTCGGGGTGCTGGCGATGTATGGCGACCGCATCTGGTTCGGCGGCACGATGACGGTGGCGCAGCTTGGGGTGTATTCCATAGCCGTGCTGATTCTGGGGTCGATCCAGACCGGCCTGCTCAAACTGGTCGGGTCAGTGGCGCTTCCGGCCTTCAGCGAGGCGGCCAGGGAAGGTGACCATGCGCGGCTGAAAAAACTCTACTTCCACTTCAGGCTGCTGGTCGATCTGGTCATGCTGTTCCTGTGTGGCGGCTTCCTGACCGCCAGCCCACTGCTGATCGGCTGGATGTACGATGATCGCTATGCCGACGCAGGCCCAATGCTGGCGATTCTGTCGCTGTCGTTCTTCACCTTGCGCTATACCTTGGCACATCAGTTGTGGATTGCCTTGGGCCATACCAAGTACCAGGCCATGGACAACATCATCCGGCTCGTCTCGTTGTGGACACTGATACCGTTGTTGCTGTTCATGGGCGGAGTGAAGTACGCCATCTGGGGTGCCGCGCTGCATACCTTCCCGACGCTGGCACTGATTGTCTATGTCAATTCCAAGCTGAATATCTGGAGTTTCAAGCGTGAACTGGTAGTGCTACCGATGTTGGCGGTCGGTGCAGTGTGTGGGTTGCTGATCACGCGCTTTTTCGAATGGCTCTGA
- a CDS encoding glycosyltransferase — MTGIGVVVIGRNEGLRLERCLASLAGRADKVVYVDSGSTDGSVQRASALGVEVLTLDMSRPFTAARARNEGFACLQRALPAVRLVQFVDGDCEVDAGWLATARAFLDAHPQVAVVCGRRRERFPQHSVYNWLCDLEWDTPVGETKACGGDALMRVDAFVAVAGYRSALIAGEEPELCVRLRAAGWKVWRLAAEMTLHDAAMTRFGQWWRRSVRAGYAYAEGACLHGAPPERHWLRESRRAWLWGLGIPLLVALASVWAGPWALWLLLVYPLQMLRLARRGGRSARENAVQAAFLVLGKFPEMLGQMRFVLNRYTAGNPALIEYK, encoded by the coding sequence GTGACAGGCATTGGCGTAGTGGTTATCGGCCGTAACGAAGGCCTTCGTCTGGAGCGCTGCCTGGCGTCGTTGGCAGGTCGTGCGGACAAGGTGGTGTACGTCGACTCAGGTTCCACGGATGGTTCCGTGCAACGGGCATCGGCCCTGGGTGTCGAGGTGCTGACGTTGGACATGAGCAGACCTTTCACGGCCGCGCGTGCACGCAACGAGGGCTTCGCCTGCCTGCAAAGGGCCCTGCCTGCCGTGCGCCTTGTGCAGTTCGTCGATGGCGATTGCGAAGTGGATGCCGGCTGGCTCGCCACGGCGCGAGCCTTTCTCGACGCCCACCCGCAGGTGGCGGTGGTGTGTGGGCGGCGCCGCGAGCGCTTTCCCCAGCACTCGGTCTACAACTGGCTGTGTGACCTGGAGTGGGACACCCCGGTGGGTGAAACCAAGGCCTGTGGCGGTGATGCGCTGATGCGTGTGGATGCCTTCGTGGCCGTCGCGGGCTATCGCTCGGCGCTGATCGCCGGGGAGGAGCCCGAGCTGTGCGTGCGGCTCAGGGCGGCGGGCTGGAAGGTCTGGCGCCTGGCTGCTGAAATGACGTTGCACGATGCCGCCATGACACGCTTCGGCCAGTGGTGGCGGCGCAGCGTACGCGCAGGCTACGCCTATGCCGAAGGTGCCTGCCTGCATGGGGCGCCGCCGGAACGGCATTGGCTGCGTGAGTCACGCCGTGCCTGGTTGTGGGGCCTGGGCATTCCACTGCTGGTTGCACTGGCAAGCGTCTGGGCGGGCCCGTGGGCACTGTGGTTGCTGCTGGTCTACCCCTTGCAGATGCTGCGCCTGGCGCGCCGTGGCGGCAGGTCGGCGCGGGAAAACGCAGTGCAGGCGGCCTTTCTGGTGCTGGGCAAATTCCCGGAGATGCTGGGCCAGATGAGGTTTGTGCTGAACAGGTACACGGCCGGCAACCCGGCGTTGATCGAGTACAAATGA
- a CDS encoding acyltransferase yields the protein MIGWIRNAMTQYVYSTGRGGSAYKKFCNPTPLEWGTYLARWGKFHSVGSNVYINCGCNVTDPTLVRIGSNVGLSDCTLIGHDGVVALIEICYGKHLDSVGYIDIKDNCFVGHGAIVMPRVTIGPDSVVAAGAVVTKDVPPGTVVGGNPARVICTTEELITRVEARCNAYPWIETVKQRKGAYDPTVEPALARQRSEYFFGDGSNG from the coding sequence ATGATTGGATGGATACGCAATGCCATGACGCAGTATGTCTACTCAACAGGACGGGGAGGTTCGGCTTACAAGAAATTCTGCAACCCCACGCCCTTGGAGTGGGGCACCTACCTGGCACGGTGGGGCAAATTCCACTCGGTGGGCAGCAATGTGTATATCAACTGCGGCTGCAATGTTACCGACCCCACGCTGGTGCGTATCGGCAGCAATGTGGGCCTGTCGGACTGTACCTTGATCGGCCACGACGGTGTGGTTGCGCTGATCGAGATCTGTTACGGCAAGCACCTCGATTCGGTCGGCTACATTGACATCAAGGACAACTGCTTCGTCGGGCATGGCGCGATCGTCATGCCGCGCGTGACCATCGGGCCTGACTCGGTGGTTGCCGCCGGGGCAGTCGTCACCAAGGATGTACCGCCTGGCACGGTAGTCGGCGGTAACCCGGCCAGAGTCATCTGCACCACCGAAGAGCTGATCACCCGGGTCGAAGCGCGTTGCAATGCCTACCCCTGGATCGAAACGGTCAAGCAGCGCAAAGGCGCTTACGACCCGACGGTAGAACCTGCACTGGCGCGCCAACGCAGCGAGTATTTCTTCGGAGACGGCAGCAATGGATAG
- a CDS encoding serine O-acetyltransferase, which translates to MFQNIRADLRAHGGDWGAQGFWVLVVYRFGRWRYGVRPALLRKLLSFVYKVLFKFVQIITGVELPCEVVIGRNFVIDHFGGIVISGYARFGDDCRIRNGVVVGLKNVNEPIAPIFGNNVDIGAGAKVLGNIRIGNNVAIGSNAVVLIDVPDNSLAVGVPATIKARKPSEAMEFT; encoded by the coding sequence ATGTTCCAGAACATACGCGCGGACTTGCGTGCACACGGTGGAGATTGGGGGGCCCAGGGCTTCTGGGTGCTGGTGGTCTATCGCTTTGGCCGTTGGCGCTACGGGGTGCGGCCGGCGCTTCTGCGCAAGCTGCTGTCGTTTGTCTACAAGGTGCTGTTCAAATTCGTGCAGATCATCACCGGCGTCGAGTTGCCCTGTGAAGTGGTGATCGGCCGCAACTTCGTCATCGATCATTTCGGCGGCATCGTCATCAGCGGCTATGCGCGGTTCGGCGATGACTGCCGGATCCGCAACGGTGTGGTGGTTGGCCTGAAGAACGTCAATGAACCGATTGCGCCCATCTTTGGCAACAACGTCGATATCGGCGCCGGGGCCAAGGTGCTGGGCAACATTCGCATCGGCAACAACGTCGCGATCGGCTCCAACGCGGTGGTGCTGATCGATGTGCCGGACAACTCACTGGCCGTGGGCGTACCCGCGACCATCAAGGCGAGAAAACCCAGCGAAGCGATGGAGTTCACATGA